The Streptomyces europaeiscabiei genome window below encodes:
- a CDS encoding dioxygenase family protein, translating to MTEQELTDEVVASFGSAKDDRFREVMQALVRHAHAFVRETGLTEAEWSAAIEFLNAAGHITTDTRQEFVLLSDVLGISMLTVAVNEPGPDESTESTVLGPFFVQDSPLIELGGDIAGSATGEPSWVGGRVTDTDGNPVPGARVEVWEADDDGNYDVQYEDGELAGRAHLFTDAEGRYRFWGLTPTPYPIPDDGPVGRLLDHAGRSPMRAPHLHFMVTAPGFRRLITHIFVAGDPCLDADSVFGVRESLIRPFNRHEAGTPAPDHRQLDGTWTSTTFDIVLRKE from the coding sequence ATGACTGAACAGGAGCTGACCGACGAAGTCGTCGCGAGCTTCGGCTCCGCGAAGGACGACCGGTTCCGTGAGGTGATGCAGGCACTCGTGCGACACGCACACGCGTTCGTGCGCGAGACCGGGCTCACGGAAGCCGAATGGAGCGCGGCCATCGAGTTCCTCAACGCGGCCGGTCACATCACCACCGACACCCGCCAGGAGTTCGTCCTCCTCTCGGATGTCCTCGGCATCTCCATGCTCACCGTCGCGGTGAACGAACCGGGCCCCGACGAGTCGACGGAGTCCACGGTCCTCGGCCCGTTCTTCGTCCAGGACTCACCCCTGATCGAGTTGGGCGGCGACATCGCGGGCAGCGCGACCGGGGAGCCGTCGTGGGTCGGCGGCCGGGTCACGGACACCGACGGCAACCCCGTCCCCGGGGCCCGCGTCGAGGTGTGGGAGGCCGACGACGACGGCAACTACGACGTCCAGTACGAAGACGGCGAACTCGCGGGGCGCGCCCACCTGTTCACCGACGCCGAGGGCCGCTACCGGTTCTGGGGGCTCACCCCCACGCCGTACCCGATCCCGGACGACGGCCCGGTCGGCCGGCTCCTCGACCACGCCGGCCGCTCCCCGATGCGCGCACCTCATCTGCACTTCATGGTGACGGCACCGGGCTTCCGTCGTCTGATCACGCACATCTTCGTGGCGGGCGACCCTTGCCTGGACGCCGACTCGGTCTTCGGTGTGCGGGAGTCACTCATCCGCCCCTTCAACCGTCACGAGGCCGGAACACCGGCGCCGGACCACCGCCAGCTGGACGGCACGTGGACCTCGACGACGTTCGACATCGTCCTCAGGAAGGAGTGA
- a CDS encoding DUF6368 family protein, whose translation MLGIAEDWTALGTAEFLRAWAGHPGFRLVK comes from the coding sequence GTGTTGGGGATCGCGGAGGATTGGACGGCGTTGGGAACGGCGGAGTTCCTGCGGGCCTGGGCCGGACACCCCGGCTTCCGGCTGGTCAAGTAG
- a CDS encoding LysR family transcriptional regulator translates to MELTVWRTFVTVCRLGSLSAAAAALNHTQSAVSRQIAGLERQLGVPLMERHARGVRPTPVGEVFRRHALATLNEADRAVRAVRDAGDGAAHRPLAVGATPSLAAGVVPEAIRGLLGQTGSIRWSLLPGLSAQLHNRVIDGDLDIAVVTDAPPGLPNESRLERRFLGLDAMVVVLPVGHPQAGRGPVHIQTLADQSWAEDNDGSAALLRQHAARAGTSARIDLTAADLPGKLALVATGHAIALIPGVLTCALRPDVTTVSLVDPPTRGIYAITPSRDPHPSTAPLFDQLATAFASVRPDRATHQPTDTAPGQ, encoded by the coding sequence GCGGCTGCCGCGCTCAATCACACGCAGTCGGCCGTCTCCCGGCAGATCGCCGGACTGGAGCGGCAGCTCGGCGTGCCGCTGATGGAGCGCCACGCGCGCGGCGTGCGTCCGACGCCTGTCGGCGAGGTGTTCCGGCGGCATGCACTGGCCACACTCAACGAGGCCGACCGCGCCGTTCGTGCCGTACGGGACGCTGGTGACGGAGCGGCCCACCGGCCGCTGGCCGTCGGTGCGACACCCTCGCTGGCCGCGGGAGTAGTCCCCGAGGCCATCCGGGGCCTGCTGGGACAAACCGGATCCATCCGGTGGAGTCTGCTGCCCGGCCTGAGCGCACAACTGCACAACCGCGTGATCGACGGCGATCTCGACATCGCCGTCGTCACCGATGCACCGCCAGGACTGCCCAATGAGTCGCGGCTCGAACGTCGGTTCCTCGGGCTGGACGCCATGGTTGTCGTCCTGCCCGTCGGCCATCCGCAGGCCGGGCGTGGCCCGGTACACATACAGACACTTGCCGACCAGTCCTGGGCCGAGGACAACGACGGCTCGGCAGCGCTCTTGCGCCAGCACGCCGCCCGCGCCGGAACCAGCGCCCGCATCGACCTCACCGCGGCCGATCTACCCGGCAAGCTGGCCCTGGTCGCAACCGGCCACGCCATCGCGTTGATACCCGGGGTACTGACGTGCGCCCTGCGGCCCGACGTCACAACAGTGTCTCTCGTCGACCCCCCGACCCGCGGCATCTACGCGATCACACCAAGTCGGGACCCCCACCCCTCCACAGCGCCCCTGTTCGACCAGCTCGCCACAGCCTTCGCCTCGGTCCGTCCGGACCGGGCCACGCACCAGCCGACCGACACCGCCCCGGGGCAATGA
- a CDS encoding maleylacetate reductase: MTRVVYESWGQRVVFGSGTAREDVAAEVAGLGASRVLVIAADGERALAEDICKDAPVVAVFGAVRPHVPADVAEAVRAAARDHDADLLLSVGGGSTTGTAKAAALTTGLPILAVPTTYAGSEATPVWGLTEDGHKRTGVDSKVLPGVVVYDATLTLSLPTRLSVTSGLNALAHCVDAWWAPRHNPINSALAVEGVRSLASALPRVVADGQDVAARRQMLFGTYLAAVAFAGAGSGLHHKVCHVLGGAYDLDHAALHSVVLPHVVGLNLAAAPEAARHLGAALDAPTDPFAALLDLYASVEPPCSLSELGLPEEELDRAADLVMAQVPDSNPRRVTRDEMRGLLGRAWRGDTPTDTPPSCERPVP, from the coding sequence ATGACGCGAGTCGTCTACGAGTCCTGGGGCCAGCGGGTCGTCTTCGGTTCGGGCACCGCTCGGGAGGACGTGGCGGCGGAGGTCGCGGGACTCGGTGCGAGCCGGGTCCTGGTGATCGCGGCCGACGGGGAGCGGGCCCTGGCCGAGGACATCTGCAAGGACGCTCCCGTAGTGGCGGTCTTCGGTGCCGTCCGTCCGCACGTGCCGGCCGATGTGGCCGAGGCCGTGCGGGCGGCCGCCCGCGACCACGACGCCGACCTGCTGCTGAGCGTCGGCGGAGGATCGACGACGGGAACGGCGAAGGCGGCGGCTCTCACCACCGGCCTGCCGATCCTCGCCGTCCCCACGACGTACGCCGGCTCCGAGGCCACCCCCGTCTGGGGCCTCACCGAGGACGGCCACAAACGCACCGGCGTCGACTCGAAGGTGCTCCCTGGCGTCGTCGTCTACGACGCCACGCTGACGCTGTCGCTGCCGACGCGGCTGTCGGTGACATCCGGCCTCAACGCGCTCGCCCACTGCGTCGACGCGTGGTGGGCCCCCCGGCACAACCCGATCAACTCCGCCCTGGCTGTCGAGGGCGTCCGTTCGCTGGCATCCGCGCTGCCGCGCGTCGTCGCCGACGGCCAGGACGTTGCGGCCCGTCGGCAGATGCTCTTCGGCACCTACCTCGCGGCCGTCGCCTTCGCGGGGGCCGGCTCCGGACTGCACCACAAGGTGTGCCACGTACTCGGCGGCGCGTACGACCTCGACCACGCCGCCCTGCACTCGGTGGTCCTGCCGCACGTGGTCGGCCTCAACCTGGCCGCGGCACCCGAGGCGGCACGGCACCTCGGCGCTGCGCTCGACGCGCCCACGGATCCCTTCGCCGCGCTGCTCGATCTCTACGCGAGCGTCGAACCCCCTTGTTCGCTCAGCGAGTTGGGGCTCCCCGAGGAGGAGCTCGACAGGGCCGCGGACCTGGTCATGGCGCAGGTGCCGGACTCCAACCCACGCAGGGTGACCCGCGACGAGATGCGCGGCCTGCTGGGGCGCGCATGGCGCGGGGACACCCCCACCGATACCCCTCCCTCGTGCGAAAGGCCAGTCCCATGA